The genomic DNA GCAGCGCCTCGCCCTTCGTGTCGATCCAGCCGGGGCTGACACAGTTCACCCGCACATCGGGGCCGAGGCTGACGGCCAGGGCATGGCTCAGCGCCAGCAACCCGCCCTTGCTGGCGGAATAGCTCTCGGTATCCGGCTCCGACTGGTGCGCGCGGGTGGAGGCGACCGTGACCACCGCACCCTTCGCCGCGCGGAGCATCTCCTCGGCCGCCTTCACCAGCAGGAAGGTGCTGGTCAGGTTGGTGGCCAGCACCGAGGACCATTCGGCGAGGCTGAGCTCCCGGATCGGCTTGCGGATCATGAAGCCGGCATTGCAGACCAGCGCATCGAGGCGCCCCTCCCCGTCGCGGATACCGTCCACCAGCGCCCGCACCGCCTCCTCCTCCGCGACATCCGCCCGGACGAAGC from Roseomonas gilardii includes the following:
- a CDS encoding SDR family oxidoreductase, which codes for MPQEQRVALVTGAAHGIGLAVARRLARDGYRVVIADRGEAPPDVAARFVRADVAEEEAVRALVDGIRDGEGRLDALVCNAGFMIRKPIRELSLAEWSSVLATNLTSTFLLVKAAEEMLRAAKGAVVTVASTRAHQSEPDTESYSASKGGLLALSHALAVSLGPDVRVNCVSPGWIDTKGEALRPEDHAQHPAGRVGRPEDAAALVAWLLGPESGFVTGAEFVTDGGMTRKMIYVE